A part of Melittangium boletus DSM 14713 genomic DNA contains:
- a CDS encoding cysteine synthase A — protein MHPLPDVLAAIGNTPLIKLRRASELTGCTILGKAEFLNPGQSVKDRAALFIVRDALARGTLRPGGVIVEGTAGNTGIGLALVGHALGHRTVIVIPDTQSQEKKDTLRSVGAELIEVPAVPYKEPNNYVKVSGRLAEALNAREPHGALWANQFDNVANRQAHQETTGPEIWDQTQGRIDGFVSAVGSGGTLAGVGLALKARDPRVVIALADPLGAALYHYYAHGELKSEGSSITEGIGQGRITANLEGAPIDVAFQIPDTEAIPLLFELLEHEGLCLGGSSAINVAGAIRLARKLGPGHTIVTLLCDSGTRYASRLFNPTFLRSKGLPVPPWLEADAEPSLARSLLRDVLVPKSP, from the coding sequence ATGCACCCCCTCCCCGACGTCCTCGCGGCCATTGGCAACACCCCCCTCATCAAGCTGCGCCGCGCCTCCGAGCTGACGGGTTGCACCATCCTCGGCAAGGCCGAGTTCCTCAACCCCGGTCAGTCCGTCAAGGACCGCGCCGCCCTCTTCATCGTCCGGGATGCCCTCGCCCGCGGCACCCTCCGCCCCGGCGGCGTCATCGTCGAGGGCACCGCCGGCAACACTGGCATCGGGCTCGCGCTCGTGGGCCATGCCCTCGGACACCGCACCGTCATCGTCATCCCCGACACCCAGAGCCAGGAGAAAAAGGACACCCTGCGCTCCGTCGGCGCCGAGCTGATCGAGGTGCCCGCCGTCCCCTACAAGGAGCCCAACAACTACGTGAAGGTCTCCGGCCGCCTCGCCGAGGCCCTCAACGCCCGCGAACCCCACGGCGCCCTCTGGGCCAACCAGTTCGACAACGTCGCCAACCGCCAGGCCCACCAGGAAACCACCGGCCCCGAAATCTGGGACCAGACCCAGGGCCGCATCGACGGTTTCGTCTCCGCCGTGGGCTCCGGCGGAACACTCGCCGGCGTGGGACTCGCCCTCAAGGCGCGCGACCCCCGCGTCGTCATCGCGCTCGCCGACCCCCTCGGCGCCGCCCTCTACCACTACTACGCCCATGGCGAGCTCAAGTCCGAGGGCTCCTCCATCACCGAGGGCATCGGCCAGGGCCGCATCACCGCCAACCTCGAGGGCGCCCCCATCGACGTGGCCTTTCAAATCCCAGACACCGAGGCCATTCCCCTCCTCTTCGAGCTGCTCGAGCACGAGGGCCTGTGCCTCGGCGGCTCCAGCGCCATCAACGTCGCGGGCGCCATCCGGCTCGCCCGGAAGCTCGGGCCCGGGCACACCATTGTCACCCTCCTCTGTGACTCCGGTACCCGCTACGCGAGCCGCCTCTTCAATCCCACCTTCCTGCGCTCCAAGGGTCTGCCCGTCCCTCCCTGGTTGGAGGCCGATGCGGAGCCGTCCCTGGCCCGCTCCCTCCTGCGCGACGTGCTCGTGCCCAAGTCCCCCTAG